One genomic window of Branchiostoma floridae strain S238N-H82 chromosome 4, Bfl_VNyyK, whole genome shotgun sequence includes the following:
- the LOC118413646 gene encoding uncharacterized protein LOC118413646: protein MKEEVQKEKIGDTDQALPTGHPDPKSTDNFSKTVSIFKEFLKVSSLLVPSPYVTAARIIIERTLDIAEHPDRYPSFVQQSREALINRSQNVINLANFVTYRQSRKRSQRHPGHAQQMDWEGVIELVHKLLLKVRKITELSQEVVIDPTDLRNLEDSVSAVRDILPTLQEHLEEVASLSVEIETEKGYKKFLAQTEKLSLKVDECGKRLQVAKDAVENLREGVAKSREEVAETRVSVARFAVMNAAVGALTGVLSFLVEDWTRWFLQFCTGVAATCGMMAVADYRSQPDLTRLATAVSRTHRMVDSLISHLSATRGRIESSMKSAEQQLQEKMEEERMKGGFTETWIYGPIRRLRAKL, encoded by the exons ATGAAAGAAGAGGTGCAGAAAGAGAAGATTGGTGATACTGATCAGGCATTACCAACGGGCCATCCGGATCCAAAAAGCACAGACAACTTCTCCAAGACGGTCTCTATCTTTAAGGAGTTCCTGAAGGTGTCTTCTCTCCTTGTGCCCAGCCCGTATGTCACAGCAGCGCGTATCATCATCGAGAGGACATTAGACATCGCCGAGCATCCAGACAGGTACCCGAGTTTTGTCCAGCAGTCCCGCGAAGCTCTCATCAACAGAAGTCAGAATGTCATCAACCTTGCCAACTTCGTCACCTACAGACAGAGTAGAAAGCGTTCCCAGAGACACCCTGGGCATGCACAGCAGATGGACTGGGAGGGGGTGATAGAACTAGTTCACAAGCTGCTTCTCAAAGTCAGGAAGATTACCGAGCTATCTCAAGAAGTTGTCATCGACCCTACGGACTTGAGAAATCTTGAGGATTCTGTCTCCGCAGTCCGGGACATTCTTCCAACATTGCAAGAACACTTGGAGGAGGTGGCGAGTCTTTCGGTGGAGATTGAGACTGAAAAGGGATACAAGAAGTTCCTGGCACAGACAGAGAAGTTGTCTTTGAAAGTCGACGAGTGTGGCAAGCGGTTGCAGGTAGCCAAAGACGCTGTGGAAAATCTACGGGAAGGCGTGGCGAAGAGTCGGGAGGAAGTTGCGGAGACGCGTGTGAGCGTTGCGAGGTTCGCTGTGATGAACGCGGCAGTCGGCGCTCTCACCGGAGTGTTGAGTTTCCTGGTGGAGGACTGGACCAGGTGGTTCTTACAGTTCTGCACTGGAGTCGCTGCAACCTGTG GTATGATGGCAGTAGCAGACTACCGGTCACAGCCCGACCTGACCAGGCTGGCCACTGCCGTGTCTCGGACCCACCGGATGGTCGACTCTCTCATCTCCCACCTGTCCGCGACCAGGGGCAGGATCGAGTCCTCCATGAAGAGCGCGGAGCAGCAGCTTCAGGAGAAGATGGAGGAGGAGAGAATGAAGGGAGGGTTCACGGAGACGTGGATAtacggaccaatcagaaggcttaGAGCAAAGCTTTGA
- the LOC118414472 gene encoding tyrosine kinase receptor Cad96Ca-like isoform X1: MNLLAIAIITALVCWWRARKRKRREREADERSMDGLDLGPRDNPVFPAGRQTRSPSQDYVNVDIDRPQTRRGPRKSIAGVADGWEVPEENIKLIRELGSGQFGKVYKGEAYGIDRQEQWRTVAIKTLRTGDQKAQEDFVKEQRVMSKLHHGQLVRMLGCCTASDPLFLIMEYMENGDLGKFLRKHHDDFHDDVPCPGDHRSQFCLTPKRLASFAYDTARGMGYLESQKIVHRDLAARNILLSEDYMCKVSDFGLARAMYDAESYMIQDKSRPLPVFWMSLESLYEGEFTTKSDVWAFGIVLWELATLGGRPYPGMDAMQVQRELRRGYRMPKPRNCTEDMYRLMRWCWERNPDRRPTFRQLVGETLKLKQDKPRPSVSGSTGHQALGSRSSQSSVSSTGRRQSADTSRRESNIGRFDVLLE, encoded by the exons ATGAATCTTCTGGCCATTGCTATCATCACCGCGCTGGTGTGCTGGTGGAGAGCCAGAAAGAGGAAGAGGAGGGAGAGGGAAGCTGACGAAAGATCTATGGACGGTCTGGACCTGGGACCTCGAGACAATCCTGTCTTTCCAGCTGGG CGTCAGACACGATCCCCCAGCCAGGACTATGTAAATGTGGACATTGACCGACCACAGACACGTCGAGGCCCCCGGAAGTCCATAGCGGGGGTAGCTGACGGGTGGGAGGTGCCGGAGGAGAACATCAAACTGATCCGGGAGCTGGGGAGTGGACAGTTCGGGAAAGTGTACAAAGGAGAGGCCTACGGGATAGACCGGCAAGAGCAGTGGAGGACAGTGGCCATCAAGACACTAAGAACAGGag ACCAGAAAGCCCAGGAGGACTTTGTGAAGGAGCAGCGAGTGATGAGTAAACTTCACCACGGCCAGCTGGTCAGGATGCTGGGGTGTTGCACCGCATCAG ATCCCCTGTTCCTCATCATGGAGTATATGGAAAACGGTGACCTCGGCAAGTTCCTCAGGAAGCACCATGATGATTTCCACGATGACGTGCCCTGCCCAGGGGACCACAGGAGTCAGTTTTGCCTCACCCCAAAACGactggcctcatttgcatatgatACAGCCAGGGGAATGGGCTACTTGGAGAGCCAAAAA ATTGTACATCGGGACCTGGCAGCCCGTAACATCCTGTTGAGTGAGGACTACATGTGCAAAGTCAGCGACTTTGGGCTCGCCCGAGCGATGTACGACGCTGAGTCATACATGATCCAGGATAAG AGCCGACCCCTCCCAGTGTTCTGGATGTCTCTAGAGTCCCTGTATGAGGGAGAATTCACCACAAAGAGTGACGTGTGGGCATTTGGCATCGTGCTGTGGGAACTGGCAACACTAG GAGGACGGCCGTACCCTGGTATGGATGCCATGCAGGTGCAGCGTGAGCTGAGAAGAGGCTACCGCATGCCCAAACCTAGGAACTGTACCGAGGACAT GTACCGTTTGATGAGGTGGTGTTGGGAAAGAAACCCCGACCGCCGCCCCACCTTCCGTCAGCTGGTCGGAGAGACACTCAAACTGAAACAAGACAAACCGAGG CCCAGCGTCAGTGGCAGCACTGGTCACCAGGCTTTGGGAAGCCGAAGTAGTCAGTCTTCAGTCTCTTCTACAGGACGAAGGCAATCTGCTGACACTTCCCGACGAGAATCCAACATTGGACGTTTTGATGTGCTCTTGGAGTAA
- the LOC118414472 gene encoding tyrosine kinase receptor Cad96Ca-like isoform X2 → MNLLAIAIITALVCWWRARKRKRREREADERSMDGLDLGPRDNPVFPAGTRRGPRKSIAGVADGWEVPEENIKLIRELGSGQFGKVYKGEAYGIDRQEQWRTVAIKTLRTGDQKAQEDFVKEQRVMSKLHHGQLVRMLGCCTASDPLFLIMEYMENGDLGKFLRKHHDDFHDDVPCPGDHRSQFCLTPKRLASFAYDTARGMGYLESQKIVHRDLAARNILLSEDYMCKVSDFGLARAMYDAESYMIQDKSRPLPVFWMSLESLYEGEFTTKSDVWAFGIVLWELATLGGRPYPGMDAMQVQRELRRGYRMPKPRNCTEDMYRLMRWCWERNPDRRPTFRQLVGETLKLKQDKPRPSVSGSTGHQALGSRSSQSSVSSTGRRQSADTSRRESNIGRFDVLLE, encoded by the exons ATGAATCTTCTGGCCATTGCTATCATCACCGCGCTGGTGTGCTGGTGGAGAGCCAGAAAGAGGAAGAGGAGGGAGAGGGAAGCTGACGAAAGATCTATGGACGGTCTGGACCTGGGACCTCGAGACAATCCTGTCTTTCCAGCTGGG ACACGTCGAGGCCCCCGGAAGTCCATAGCGGGGGTAGCTGACGGGTGGGAGGTGCCGGAGGAGAACATCAAACTGATCCGGGAGCTGGGGAGTGGACAGTTCGGGAAAGTGTACAAAGGAGAGGCCTACGGGATAGACCGGCAAGAGCAGTGGAGGACAGTGGCCATCAAGACACTAAGAACAGGag ACCAGAAAGCCCAGGAGGACTTTGTGAAGGAGCAGCGAGTGATGAGTAAACTTCACCACGGCCAGCTGGTCAGGATGCTGGGGTGTTGCACCGCATCAG ATCCCCTGTTCCTCATCATGGAGTATATGGAAAACGGTGACCTCGGCAAGTTCCTCAGGAAGCACCATGATGATTTCCACGATGACGTGCCCTGCCCAGGGGACCACAGGAGTCAGTTTTGCCTCACCCCAAAACGactggcctcatttgcatatgatACAGCCAGGGGAATGGGCTACTTGGAGAGCCAAAAA ATTGTACATCGGGACCTGGCAGCCCGTAACATCCTGTTGAGTGAGGACTACATGTGCAAAGTCAGCGACTTTGGGCTCGCCCGAGCGATGTACGACGCTGAGTCATACATGATCCAGGATAAG AGCCGACCCCTCCCAGTGTTCTGGATGTCTCTAGAGTCCCTGTATGAGGGAGAATTCACCACAAAGAGTGACGTGTGGGCATTTGGCATCGTGCTGTGGGAACTGGCAACACTAG GAGGACGGCCGTACCCTGGTATGGATGCCATGCAGGTGCAGCGTGAGCTGAGAAGAGGCTACCGCATGCCCAAACCTAGGAACTGTACCGAGGACAT GTACCGTTTGATGAGGTGGTGTTGGGAAAGAAACCCCGACCGCCGCCCCACCTTCCGTCAGCTGGTCGGAGAGACACTCAAACTGAAACAAGACAAACCGAGG CCCAGCGTCAGTGGCAGCACTGGTCACCAGGCTTTGGGAAGCCGAAGTAGTCAGTCTTCAGTCTCTTCTACAGGACGAAGGCAATCTGCTGACACTTCCCGACGAGAATCCAACATTGGACGTTTTGATGTGCTCTTGGAGTAA